TTTCTTCTTACAAACTATATAAGCATTGAAATAGCAAGGTTACTTTTTAAACCTCTTTGCCTTTCCCAGTATCTTGCAAGGAGTAGatgatttataaatgtatattattactgctattttccttgatgataatgatgacaaGGTGgagaattttctattttactcTATCAGATTTAAGAATTGAAATCCAAACCCACAAAAATGAGTAGTGGCCTGATTGTTATAGTCATGCAAACTTAGAGTGTATTTGAATAGATTTGCTTTAAAGTAAAACACACCGGGTGGtgcagatggttaagcatctgactcttggttttggctcaggtccagatctcaaggtcatgagattgagacctgcatcaggctctgcactcagtgcagagtcttcCTGAGATTCGATCtatccctctgtccccctccccgcctcatgtacacactctctctatatataaaataaaataaataaaatctttaaaaaaataaactgaaaatatttattttttgaattaattaaaagcatattttactCAATACAAGCTGTTATTATAATTATGGAGACTACTAAATATGACTTTCTCTTAGGGaaaattttttataagattttatttatctatttgagagagacagagggagagtgtgttagagagagagagagagagcacgaacagggggatGGGCAGTGGGAAGAGGATAACTCCtctctgagtagggagcccgatggggggccccatcccaggaccgtgggatcatgagcctaaggcagacacttaaccgactgagccacccaggtgccctctcttAGAGAAAATTGTCATTACCTGGAATCTACCTCTATGTTTCTGCTCAATATAGACCACAGGTAATTATAACTGGAGTCTACACTTACCAGTTCTTCTGCACTGTCTATCTTCAGGAGGTTAGAGTGCAGTTGAGAGcattgtcttttacttctattccAGGAAGCTAATGATGTGCTAAATAGATAACAGTTGTTCTTATGTATGATCCAATTAGGAGGACAAGAGCTGGAAAAAGCTCCTGGAAATGAAAGGTAAATACAATGAGGTTCATAACATACCGATTTGCTCTTTCAGTGCAAACACCATTCATCCCAATAATACTTAATAATCAATGAACTGCAAGtaatatattccattttctgtTCAAATAATAGGGAATGATTTTTATAGAAGAGACCACTTTGAAATcccttcattcatttaaaatttaagaatgaatTAGCTATAAACAGTGTTTTAGATAGTCAACCTCTTTTACTTCTTAACCTGTCTTCTATGCTTTCACCTTTAGTCCAGAACTCCCTTTCTTCAtgataattcttaaaataaatgaactcaaAATCAATCTTCAAGATATACAGTAATTTCatgttaacttattttaaaatttgagatccATTTAAGAATGCAACTTTCCTAATGAGAAACATATAAGAGCAATTATTCACATTATAGAGTATTGCTGCTTTGTGTCTTTAGCTACTTGATACAAATAGTGAGAAGATATGGGTCCAGAGATGGAAAATTGAAGTCAAAATATTATCATAGTCAATTATgatacaatgaaaaataaaggtcaagtgtatataaaattgtaataaaagtAATGATATTGtatgattaaagaaaaacaaataaaaccagagTTTTCAGGAATGTATCTATTAGGTCTAtgtcttttgtatatatttagttCACATGCAATTCTTAATTCTTAGcacattttcccttccttttctctccctttcttcctttctgacacCCAGTTTCCTATTCTATCTATGGtactttaaaatgtcaattctcaAAGGTGGGAGAACACATTTCTTTGCTCTGCATCAAATTATACAATCTCCTACAGAGGTAGGAGAGTAGTGATCAATCCCGTAGAAAGTGATCtattcgggggcacctgggtggctcagccattaagcttctgcctttggctcaggtcatgatcccagggtcctggaatcgagccccgcatcaggctctctgatcTGCGgaaagcatgcttctccctctcccactccccttgcttgtgttccctctctcgctctctctctctgtcaagtaaataaataaaatctttaaaaaaaaagagaaagtgaccAATTCATTAgtgatttgaagaaaaaaaatctaacttagAAATGGTTGCCCAAATGCATGGGATGTTTATATCACTTTATTGTATATATGACAGGGGCATATTTTACTGAGATAATACTGATGTGTTCATTCCTTGAATGCATAATCCTTGTATGTAAAAGTACTATCTTTACCCACCCTACTCCAGGCCTTAGCCCCAGTAATTAACTTTCCTGGGTAAAGGGTTCCATTCATCTTTTAATCCTGCCCTTGCCTGTGGTTGTGGGAGCCTTGGTAGGAGCCACATGGTCTTCTAAAGATGATTGTGTGGGTTGACTGTGgttctctttatttcttgatGGAAAGTTGTCATTCTTCAATGGGTTGCTCCCTGAATTGGATCTCCAAATGGCTTCATATACCAACAACAATTATagtgacagaaaaaaaagtcattctactatatttaaaattataattccaAAATCCATATTTTTGTTGGAATACAAAgggatatatttttcattaatgatAAATAGATAACACATTGCTAATTGAGAGGTAGAAATAGatgagagatagatagatgatatatgatagaatagatgatagataaatagatggaaAGAAATTATTACTTCCATGAAGGTGtagtaaaaaggagaaaaacaaagcagatagAGAACAAAGAGTatggaagagaaagcaagaggcACATGTAATACCATCAATTGGAGCCATGATAGATTTGAAATAGTAATAAATATTCTATCtttcttctgttatttaaaaatgagagctCCTTGAGAAGACTCTGAAGGCAAATAATACCTTATTGACAATAGAACGTGTGAGATACAAAATCTAAAGGAATTCATTCACCCAACACAAAATGTCTACTTAGTAAGTACCTCAGTTAATCCCTGATATTATTCAGAAGAGTTTAGATTAAAGATCAATTTCCTTAAATCATGAGATTCATAACAATAGTTCATAGTCTTTTTAGAGAATTTATTTCATTAGGAAGATAA
The window above is part of the Ursus arctos isolate Adak ecotype North America unplaced genomic scaffold, UrsArc2.0 scaffold_26, whole genome shotgun sequence genome. Proteins encoded here:
- the CLEC7A gene encoding C-type lectin domain family 7 member A isoform X3 is translated as MESRSEVENLDEDGYTQLDFHSQGITGRPVIVKKVTWATSPRWRPIAVTLGILCLLILVIAVVLGTMAIWRSNSGSNPLKNDNFPSRNKENHSQPTQSSLEDHVAPTKAPTTTGAFSSSCPPNWIIHKNNCYLFSTSLASWNRSKRQCSQLHSNLLKIDSAEELVSNQKHRSPRKLISQLCVDSPVNNL